A stretch of Myxococcus hansupus DNA encodes these proteins:
- a CDS encoding LysR family transcriptional regulator codes for MSWDDYRLLLELRRHGSFLAAGVRLGLSASTVMRRIGKLEEDLGRTLVHRTARGVWLEPEAEELARMAEQFEHALAARVRDAAASPFAGSVRVSVSDGFAPYIAEAAVRVRRVHPEIHVEIVTEQRYADLSTREADIGLRAISPVGARTRSDASPVLIEKPLGDIVSGLFASRDYLDQHLPSRKLADADFSAHDFIVDEYVGRRPCMTDWLLQRGAHRFPLRTNSVAARMHAARAGMGLVIGAIGAVDEQRGLERVRLETPGPSLTFCLVMHEELRKVPRVRAVVSALTEMFDAYLEGQRLADG; via the coding sequence ATGAGCTGGGACGACTACCGGCTGCTCCTCGAGCTGCGCCGGCATGGAAGCTTCCTCGCGGCGGGCGTGCGCCTGGGCCTCTCCGCGTCGACCGTCATGCGGCGCATCGGCAAGCTGGAGGAGGACCTGGGCCGCACGCTGGTCCACCGCACCGCGCGCGGTGTCTGGTTGGAGCCCGAGGCGGAGGAGTTGGCCCGGATGGCCGAGCAGTTCGAGCATGCCCTGGCCGCCCGCGTTCGCGACGCCGCCGCGTCTCCGTTCGCGGGCTCGGTGCGCGTCTCCGTGTCCGACGGCTTCGCGCCCTACATCGCCGAGGCCGCCGTCCGCGTGCGGCGGGTCCATCCGGAAATCCACGTCGAAATCGTCACCGAGCAGCGCTACGCCGACCTCTCCACCCGCGAGGCGGACATCGGCCTGCGCGCCATCTCCCCAGTCGGCGCGCGCACCCGCTCCGACGCATCCCCCGTCCTCATCGAGAAGCCGCTGGGTGACATCGTCTCCGGCCTCTTCGCCAGCCGTGACTACCTGGACCAGCACCTGCCTTCACGGAAGCTGGCCGACGCGGACTTCTCCGCGCATGACTTCATCGTCGACGAGTACGTGGGGCGCCGGCCCTGCATGACGGACTGGCTCCTCCAGCGCGGCGCGCACCGCTTCCCCCTGCGCACCAACTCCGTCGCGGCCCGGATGCACGCCGCGCGCGCGGGCATGGGGCTCGTCATCGGCGCGATTGGCGCGGTGGATGAGCAACGGGGCCTGGAGCGCGTGCGGCTGGAAACGCCTGGCCCCTCGCTCACCTTCTGCCTGGTGATGCACGAGGAGCTCCGCAAGGTGCCCCGCGTCCGCGCCGTGGTCAGCGCCCTCACGGAGATGTTCGACGCGTACCTCGAGGGTCAGCGGCTCGCCGACGGCTGA
- the yidD gene encoding membrane protein insertion efficiency factor YidD, whose amino-acid sequence MSPLAFVISLPIRFYRKFLGPLLPRVCRFHPSCSTYAMEALEKHGGLKGSWLTLWRLLRCQPFHPGGIDPVP is encoded by the coding sequence ATGAGCCCGCTCGCCTTCGTCATCTCGCTGCCCATCCGTTTCTACCGGAAGTTCCTCGGACCGTTGCTCCCTCGGGTGTGCCGGTTCCACCCTTCGTGCTCCACCTACGCCATGGAGGCGCTGGAGAAGCACGGCGGCCTCAAGGGGTCGTGGCTCACGCTCTGGCGGCTCCTTCGCTGCCAGCCCTTCCACCCCGGCGGTATCGACCCGGTGCCGTGA
- a CDS encoding SDR family NAD(P)-dependent oxidoreductase — protein MNFHGKTVLITGASMGIGEAFARELSRRGATLLLVARGEAKLQSLAAELGNAHVFAFDLAEPSAPKRIHDAVVARGFAVDVLINNAGFGRYGPFESLPFEEQHGQVALNVSALVDLTHLFIDGITLRQGGVINVASIAAYLPTPYMAVYGATKAFVLSFSEALWGEYQPRGVRVLCLNPGQTETAFFDRAVGLEQQKHKARPEDVVRLGLEAFAQGRASVIHGSGNRLLTAFGRLFPRALVARLGARMFAPRPTPATLAP, from the coding sequence ATGAACTTTCACGGAAAGACGGTCCTCATCACCGGTGCGTCCATGGGCATTGGCGAAGCCTTCGCGAGGGAGCTGTCCCGGCGGGGCGCGACGCTCCTCCTGGTCGCTCGCGGCGAGGCGAAGCTCCAGTCCCTGGCGGCCGAGCTGGGCAACGCCCATGTGTTCGCGTTCGACCTGGCCGAGCCCAGCGCTCCCAAGCGGATCCACGACGCCGTCGTGGCCCGGGGGTTCGCGGTGGACGTGCTCATCAACAACGCGGGCTTCGGCCGCTACGGCCCCTTCGAGTCGCTCCCGTTCGAGGAGCAGCATGGCCAGGTGGCCCTCAACGTGAGCGCGCTCGTGGATCTGACCCACCTGTTCATCGACGGCATCACCCTGCGCCAGGGCGGCGTCATCAACGTCGCCTCCATCGCGGCCTACCTGCCCACGCCGTACATGGCCGTCTACGGCGCGACCAAGGCCTTCGTCCTCAGCTTCTCGGAAGCCCTCTGGGGTGAGTACCAGCCCCGCGGCGTGCGAGTGCTGTGCTTGAACCCGGGGCAGACGGAGACGGCCTTCTTCGACCGCGCCGTCGGGCTGGAGCAGCAGAAGCACAAAGCCCGGCCCGAGGACGTCGTGCGCCTGGGCCTGGAGGCCTTCGCCCAGGGCCGCGCCTCTGTCATCCACGGGAGCGGCAACCGCCTGCTCACCGCCTTTGGGAGGCTCTTCCCGCGCGCGCTCGTCGCCCGCCTGGGCGCGCGGATGTTTGCACCGCGGCCCACACCCGCGACACTCGCCCCATGA
- the rnpA gene encoding ribonuclease P protein component, which produces MRAEGATPGESHPADQRFPKALRLLQRREFLEVQEGGQKVPSDCLLALVKRNGRPYSRVGLTVSSKVGNAVVRARLRRVLRELFRKRRAQWPVGLDVVLVARSSAKDSSFPALARAFDGVTRKLQRLPRAVETKPKKEPPA; this is translated from the coding sequence GTGAGGGCCGAGGGTGCGACGCCGGGCGAGTCCCACCCGGCAGACCAGCGCTTCCCCAAGGCCCTGCGCCTGCTTCAGCGGCGCGAGTTCCTCGAGGTCCAGGAAGGCGGGCAGAAAGTCCCTTCGGACTGCCTCCTGGCCCTCGTGAAGCGCAATGGCCGACCGTACTCCCGTGTTGGCCTCACCGTGTCGAGCAAGGTGGGCAACGCTGTCGTCCGTGCGCGCTTGCGGCGCGTCTTGCGAGAACTCTTTCGCAAGCGCCGCGCGCAATGGCCCGTCGGTTTGGACGTCGTCTTGGTGGCGCGCTCTTCCGCGAAGGATTCTTCCTTTCCGGCGCTCGCGCGGGCCTTTGATGGTGTCACCCGGAAGCTCCAACGGCTTCCGCGGGCAGTGGAGACGAAGCCGAAGAAAGAGCCTCCAGCATGA
- the dnaA gene encoding chromosomal replication initiator protein DnaA has product MNALAQAATPLPSAGILWARMLDGIRQEKFDYALRWLERMRPLEVRDGALVMGVPDRFFRDWVDDHYRPLLDAQIARMGEGLVSIAYEVVEGLEPDPHFPPVPAVKASATRPSRLNGRFTFDTFVVADSNQLPAAAAQAVADKPGHHYNPLYIYGGTGLGKTHLLQAVGNLIWERDPSQRVVFLSSEQFTNEYVESVREHRMADFRRKFREECDVLLIDDIQFLGKREETQKEFFYTFNTLYELNKAIVLTSDTVPAEIPGLEDRLRSRFAMGLMTDIREPTYETRVAILQKKAVAENLDLPDSVAHFIAKHIQKNVRELEGALVKLSAVHSLTRQPVTEEFASQVLRDILPAQSAVDVESIQREVARFYKVTVESLKEDRRHKALAHARQVAMYLSRKLTKSSFPEIAARFSKDHSTVISAVRKMEGLRLTDATVQRELAELELKLGHP; this is encoded by the coding sequence GTGAACGCCCTCGCCCAAGCCGCCACCCCCCTCCCAAGTGCTGGAATTCTCTGGGCTCGGATGCTCGATGGCATCCGCCAGGAGAAGTTCGACTACGCGCTGAGATGGCTGGAGCGGATGCGCCCGTTGGAGGTGCGTGACGGCGCCCTGGTGATGGGCGTTCCGGACCGCTTCTTCCGCGACTGGGTGGATGACCACTACCGCCCCTTGCTGGACGCGCAGATTGCCCGGATGGGCGAGGGGCTGGTCTCCATCGCGTACGAAGTGGTGGAAGGCCTGGAGCCGGATCCCCACTTTCCGCCCGTACCCGCAGTCAAGGCGAGCGCCACCCGGCCCTCGCGGCTGAACGGGCGCTTCACCTTCGACACCTTCGTCGTGGCGGACAGCAACCAGCTCCCCGCCGCCGCCGCGCAGGCCGTGGCCGACAAGCCGGGCCACCACTACAACCCGCTCTACATCTATGGCGGCACGGGCCTGGGCAAGACGCACCTGCTCCAGGCGGTGGGCAACCTCATCTGGGAACGCGACCCGTCCCAGCGCGTGGTGTTCCTCTCCAGCGAGCAGTTCACCAACGAGTACGTGGAGAGCGTCCGCGAACACCGCATGGCGGACTTCCGCCGCAAGTTCCGTGAGGAGTGCGACGTGCTCCTCATCGACGACATCCAGTTCCTGGGCAAGCGCGAGGAGACGCAGAAGGAGTTCTTCTACACCTTCAACACGCTCTACGAGCTGAACAAGGCCATCGTCCTCACCAGCGACACCGTGCCCGCGGAGATTCCGGGCCTGGAGGACCGGCTGCGCAGCCGCTTCGCCATGGGCCTGATGACGGACATCCGCGAGCCCACCTACGAGACGCGGGTCGCCATCCTTCAAAAGAAGGCCGTGGCGGAGAACCTGGACCTGCCGGACTCGGTGGCGCACTTCATCGCCAAGCACATCCAGAAGAACGTGCGCGAGCTGGAAGGCGCGCTGGTGAAGCTGTCCGCCGTGCACAGCCTCACGCGTCAGCCGGTGACGGAGGAGTTCGCGTCGCAGGTGCTGCGCGACATCCTCCCCGCTCAGAGCGCGGTGGACGTGGAGTCCATCCAGCGCGAGGTGGCCCGCTTCTACAAGGTCACCGTCGAATCGCTGAAGGAAGACCGCCGCCACAAGGCCCTGGCCCATGCGCGGCAGGTGGCCATGTATCTCAGCCGCAAGCTGACGAAGAGCTCCTTCCCGGAGATCGCCGCGCGCTTCAGCAAGGACCACTCCACCGTCATCTCCGCGGTGCGCAAGATGGAGGGTCTGCGACTGACGGATGCCACCGTGCAGCGTGAGTTGGCCGAGCTGGAGTTGAAGCTCGGCCATCCGTGA
- the rpmH gene encoding 50S ribosomal protein L34, with product MSKRTYQPSKVRRNRAHGFRKRNATKGGRDVLKRRRAKGRKRLVVSAPKK from the coding sequence GTGTCCAAGCGCACGTACCAGCCGTCGAAGGTCCGCCGCAATCGCGCCCACGGGTTCCGCAAGCGGAACGCCACCAAGGGCGGCCGGGATGTCCTCAAGCGTCGTCGTGCGAAGGGCCGTAAGCGGCTCGTCGTGTCCGCTCCCAAGAAGTAG
- the mnmE gene encoding tRNA uridine-5-carboxymethylaminomethyl(34) synthesis GTPase MnmE, with product MTSSSFTIAALATAPAAGAVGILRLSGPEALDVGRRLAPGIPEQPTPRHAYLATFVDAEGRPLDEGLFLYFRAPRSFTGEDVVELQAHGSPRLLRLLLARALEDPRVRHAAPGEFTRRAFLNGRLDLTRAEAVADLVAADSEAAVRAAAAGLSGALAARVQALEAPLRELHADMEGVLSFPDEAEGADAEVAERVATLRGQAEALLSEAGRGRLVRRGARVALFGPVNAGKSTLFNRLVGESRALVDDEPGTTRDALEARAEWDGLSVTLFDTAGLRETPGRIEALGIARTRELLSGVDLAVLVLPPGGTPSEAEAWLREAGGTPVLTVDGKCDVVAAPTEGSPRRRVSGLTGEGVDALRADMLGLLWGGGTPSAVALVSERHADALRRASEALRSAEQASRVSTLEVVSGEVGLALEALGEVSGTVVSEALLDAIFQRFCIGK from the coding sequence ATGACGTCTTCCTCCTTCACCATCGCCGCCCTGGCCACCGCGCCCGCCGCGGGGGCCGTGGGCATCCTCCGGCTGTCTGGCCCCGAAGCCCTGGACGTGGGCCGGAGGCTCGCGCCGGGCATCCCCGAGCAGCCCACCCCGCGTCACGCGTACCTGGCCACCTTCGTGGACGCGGAGGGCCGGCCGCTCGACGAGGGCCTGTTCCTCTACTTCCGCGCGCCGCGCTCCTTCACGGGCGAGGACGTGGTGGAGTTGCAGGCCCATGGCAGTCCCCGGCTGCTGCGGCTGCTGCTGGCGCGCGCGCTGGAGGACCCCCGCGTGCGCCATGCCGCGCCCGGTGAATTCACCCGCCGGGCCTTCCTCAACGGACGGCTGGACCTCACGCGCGCGGAGGCCGTCGCGGACCTGGTGGCCGCGGATTCCGAGGCCGCGGTGCGCGCCGCCGCCGCGGGGCTGTCCGGGGCGCTGGCGGCGCGAGTCCAGGCGCTGGAGGCCCCCCTGCGCGAGCTGCACGCGGACATGGAGGGCGTGCTCAGCTTCCCCGACGAGGCGGAGGGCGCGGACGCGGAGGTGGCCGAGCGCGTCGCCACGCTGCGCGGACAGGCGGAGGCGCTGCTTTCCGAGGCGGGCCGTGGCCGACTGGTCCGCCGGGGTGCCCGCGTGGCGCTGTTCGGGCCCGTGAACGCGGGCAAGTCGACCCTGTTCAACCGGCTGGTGGGCGAGTCCCGCGCGCTGGTGGATGACGAACCCGGCACCACGCGGGATGCGCTGGAGGCCCGCGCGGAGTGGGACGGGCTGTCGGTGACGCTCTTCGACACCGCGGGGCTGCGTGAGACGCCGGGCCGCATCGAGGCGCTGGGCATCGCGCGGACGCGGGAGTTGCTGTCGGGCGTGGACCTGGCGGTGCTCGTGCTGCCCCCGGGTGGCACGCCGTCGGAGGCCGAGGCGTGGCTGCGCGAGGCGGGCGGCACGCCGGTGCTGACGGTGGACGGCAAGTGCGACGTGGTGGCCGCGCCCACCGAGGGTTCCCCGCGCCGCCGCGTGAGTGGGCTCACCGGTGAAGGTGTGGACGCGCTTCGCGCCGACATGCTCGGGTTGCTGTGGGGGGGCGGTACACCCTCTGCGGTGGCGCTCGTTTCGGAGCGGCATGCCGATGCCCTGCGTCGCGCTTCGGAGGCGCTGAGGAGCGCGGAGCAGGCGTCGCGCGTGTCCACCCTGGAAGTCGTCTCCGGCGAGGTGGGGCTCGCGCTGGAGGCGCTCGGCGAAGTGTCCGGAACCGTGGTTTCGGAGGCCCTGCTGGACGCAATCTTCCAGCGTTTCTGCATCGGGAAATGA
- the yidC gene encoding membrane protein insertase YidC, whose protein sequence is MNDPLSPQSNDSQKRLLAALALSFAATAVYTFFFAPTPPGSETPDAGIVATASPDAGSGQPAVQPPAGTPGEGTETAAAEAPPPARKAELLRDESVYTFSSEGAGLTAAVLKGAKMREQQELSVAQGFQKLVGKEIPPAPQMDLARPTPGQPLPLSVAITGTSPLPADLNYAMDEGAPGSADGVTFTGRRGPWEVVKTLKWPKDGFELSYTIQVRNTSGQPQSGELQVNHNRAIDPNFEHAPSFFGGVGNLSRSACWVGDKLQKMNPGDDHPDAEDVRGPIQFFGIDQQYFLSALYPLEGPRLGSCHFEATPNLRKVTAAFPISAAPGETVTLRFGGYFGPKDPDILALVPGASLRASTGLTDATFHPPLAETVDFGIWAVICKVLLMVMKFFHGITGNWGVAIILLTVVVKLVLLPLTYRSMVSMEEVKKLQPRMEEIRKKHADNREQQNLEIMKLYQEAKVNPLGGCLPLLIQMPVWIALFTALRNSFDIYGEPFIGPIWRDLTYKDPTYLLPLALGVSMVITQKMQPQMMDAAQAKIMTWFLPIIFTLTLLQYPAGLSLYIFTNNILSIAQQYGLRKWLDRNKPQSGGGTPAVAGAGGKRK, encoded by the coding sequence ATGAACGATCCGCTCTCGCCCCAGTCGAACGATTCGCAGAAGCGACTGCTAGCGGCCCTGGCCCTCTCGTTCGCGGCCACTGCTGTCTACACCTTCTTCTTCGCTCCCACCCCGCCCGGCTCGGAAACCCCCGATGCGGGCATCGTCGCCACGGCGAGCCCCGACGCAGGCTCCGGCCAGCCCGCCGTGCAGCCGCCAGCGGGAACTCCCGGCGAAGGGACGGAAACCGCCGCCGCGGAGGCCCCGCCTCCGGCGCGCAAGGCGGAACTGCTCCGTGACGAGTCCGTCTACACCTTCTCCTCCGAGGGCGCCGGCCTCACCGCCGCCGTGCTCAAGGGCGCGAAGATGCGGGAGCAGCAGGAACTCTCCGTCGCCCAGGGCTTTCAGAAGCTGGTCGGCAAGGAGATTCCGCCCGCGCCGCAGATGGACCTGGCGCGCCCCACCCCGGGCCAGCCGCTGCCGCTGTCCGTGGCCATCACCGGCACCAGCCCGCTGCCCGCGGACCTGAACTACGCCATGGACGAAGGCGCCCCTGGCAGCGCCGACGGCGTCACCTTCACCGGCCGCCGTGGCCCGTGGGAGGTCGTGAAGACGCTGAAGTGGCCCAAGGACGGCTTCGAGCTGTCCTACACCATCCAGGTGCGCAACACCTCCGGCCAGCCGCAGAGCGGTGAGCTGCAGGTGAACCACAACCGCGCCATCGACCCCAACTTCGAGCACGCGCCGTCCTTCTTCGGCGGCGTGGGCAACCTGAGCCGCTCCGCGTGCTGGGTGGGTGACAAGCTCCAGAAGATGAACCCGGGCGACGACCACCCGGACGCCGAAGACGTCCGCGGCCCGATTCAGTTCTTCGGCATCGACCAGCAGTACTTCCTCTCCGCGCTCTACCCGCTGGAGGGGCCGCGCCTCGGCTCGTGCCACTTCGAGGCCACGCCCAACCTGCGCAAGGTGACGGCGGCCTTCCCGATTTCGGCCGCCCCGGGCGAGACGGTGACGCTGCGCTTCGGCGGTTACTTCGGTCCCAAGGATCCGGACATCCTGGCCCTGGTGCCCGGCGCCTCGCTGCGCGCGTCCACCGGCCTGACGGACGCGACCTTCCACCCGCCGCTGGCGGAGACGGTGGACTTCGGCATCTGGGCCGTCATCTGCAAGGTCCTGCTGATGGTGATGAAGTTCTTCCACGGCATCACCGGCAACTGGGGCGTGGCCATCATCCTGCTCACGGTGGTGGTGAAGCTCGTCCTGCTGCCCCTCACCTACCGCTCCATGGTCAGCATGGAAGAGGTGAAGAAGCTCCAGCCGCGCATGGAGGAGATCCGCAAGAAGCACGCGGACAACCGCGAGCAGCAGAACCTCGAAATCATGAAGCTGTACCAGGAGGCCAAGGTGAACCCGCTGGGCGGGTGTCTCCCCCTCCTCATCCAGATGCCGGTGTGGATCGCCCTGTTCACCGCGCTGCGAAACAGCTTCGACATCTACGGTGAGCCCTTCATCGGGCCCATCTGGCGAGACCTGACCTACAAGGACCCCACGTACCTGTTGCCGCTGGCGCTGGGCGTGTCCATGGTCATCACCCAGAAGATGCAGCCGCAGATGATGGATGCGGCCCAGGCGAAGATCATGACCTGGTTCCTGCCCATCATCTTCACGCTGACGCTGCTCCAGTACCCCGCCGGCCTGTCGCTCTACATCTTCACGAACAACATCCTCTCCATCGCGCAGCAGTACGGCCTGCGGAAGTGGCTGGACCGGAACAAGCCCCAGTCGGGCGGTGGGACGCCGGCGGTGGCCGGTGCGGGAGGCAAGCGCAAGTGA